In the Arthrobacter sp. 31Y genome, one interval contains:
- a CDS encoding PucR family transcriptional regulator, with product MHNSDTSGHSVRWAELVDELEGRLDTLAQAFTTRVREIPEYGESQVTVLEIQETARETFRRLISGLRNGRTDSRDGLLDFASDLGSKRARAGIPPESLTSAVRLDFSILWAELLEIAHTEDAALLATRVDQVWSVVDEFATRTHTSYLTERVRMAQEESSIQREFIARLFNQSSPSLETSSQVAAALGINPEQRFALVAASGEPGARLRAATSQFGAGQHTRQRLFLHESGGNTYVFWALPAVRTRGPEPLGETRSPETEGQQLPPGVVNIPCGYVPEVLGLRALPGAARTAESLAALLRPRDSGPLSADSAWARLAQQNLQDAGLDLAAELEEALAECRGGERERLLETVRNYLATGNVTVTSEQLFCHRNTILNRLNRFQELTGIDLAVPAKTARLVVAWA from the coding sequence ATGCACAATTCCGATACTTCAGGGCATTCTGTTCGTTGGGCCGAGTTAGTGGATGAGCTCGAAGGCAGGCTGGACACCCTGGCCCAGGCCTTCACCACCAGGGTCCGGGAGATCCCCGAGTACGGCGAAAGCCAAGTGACGGTCCTGGAAATTCAGGAGACTGCACGGGAGACTTTCCGGCGGCTGATCAGCGGCTTGAGGAACGGCAGGACGGACAGCCGCGATGGCCTGCTCGACTTCGCTTCGGACCTTGGCTCCAAGCGCGCCCGGGCCGGCATTCCACCGGAGTCCCTCACCTCTGCCGTACGGCTGGACTTCAGCATTCTCTGGGCCGAGCTCCTGGAGATCGCCCACACCGAGGACGCCGCATTGCTGGCCACCCGGGTGGACCAGGTGTGGAGCGTGGTGGACGAATTCGCTACCCGGACGCACACCAGCTACCTGACCGAGCGCGTCAGGATGGCACAGGAAGAGTCCAGCATCCAACGGGAGTTCATTGCACGCCTGTTCAACCAGAGCAGCCCCTCACTGGAAACGTCCTCCCAAGTAGCTGCGGCACTGGGCATCAACCCTGAGCAACGCTTCGCCTTGGTGGCAGCAAGCGGCGAACCCGGCGCCCGGCTTCGCGCCGCCACATCCCAGTTCGGAGCGGGGCAGCACACCCGGCAGCGCTTGTTCCTCCACGAGTCCGGCGGCAACACCTACGTTTTCTGGGCGCTGCCGGCTGTTCGGACGCGGGGTCCTGAGCCCCTTGGCGAGACGCGCAGCCCTGAAACCGAAGGCCAGCAGCTGCCACCCGGCGTCGTCAATATCCCCTGCGGCTACGTGCCCGAAGTCCTTGGGCTGCGGGCCCTCCCCGGGGCCGCCCGCACGGCCGAGAGCCTGGCCGCTCTGCTGCGGCCACGAGATTCCGGTCCGCTGTCAGCCGATTCCGCGTGGGCACGGCTGGCCCAGCAAAACCTGCAGGACGCAGGCTTGGACCTCGCCGCGGAACTCGAAGAGGCCCTGGCCGAGTGCCGGGGCGGCGAGCGCGAACGCCTGCTGGAGACGGTCCGGAACTACCTGGCCACCGGCAATGTCACCGTCACGTCGGAGCAGTTGTTTTGCCACCGCAACACCATCCTCAACCGGCTCAACCGTTTCCAGGAGCTGACGGGAATCGACCTCGCCGTTCCAGCGAAGACGGCACGGCTGGTGGTGGCCTGGGCCTAG
- a CDS encoding MFS transporter translates to MASTVSGATDASPTAVRVVDESVTKKVALAALVGTALEWYDFFLFTTAAALVFNAQFFVSQDPFVAAMGSFATLAVGFVARPIGGFIFGALGDKVGRKKILMVTIVGIGIVTGLIGLLPNYMTIGLAAPILLVALRIVQGLAVGGEWSGAVIIAVENAPVEKRARYAALPQIGSPIGTILSSGGFFGMLFLVGQSNFDAWGWRIPFIAAIPLLAISLWIRSRLSESPEFEALMESGETEHAPIRGVLKNSWRQILVGMCSALLGIGGFYLITSFVVFYGTKVLKLPSELLLMGTLLAAALEIGALIWAGRLGEKFGASKVILWGGVASAIIAIPVFLAIDSRDPVLVVLGMMIGVAVLSIPYAVSGTALTALFATKVRYTGVAITSNTAGVISGFVPLIATALVAANNSFWPGAIILLVVSVLTALSGLFLPALSIEEEGMKH, encoded by the coding sequence ATGGCAAGCACGGTCAGCGGAGCCACGGACGCAAGTCCCACGGCAGTACGCGTCGTCGATGAAAGCGTTACCAAGAAGGTGGCCCTGGCTGCCCTCGTGGGCACTGCACTGGAATGGTACGACTTCTTCCTTTTCACCACAGCCGCTGCGCTGGTGTTCAACGCACAGTTCTTCGTTTCCCAGGACCCCTTCGTGGCGGCCATGGGATCCTTCGCCACACTCGCGGTCGGCTTCGTTGCCCGCCCGATCGGTGGCTTCATCTTCGGCGCCCTCGGGGACAAGGTTGGCCGCAAGAAGATCCTCATGGTCACCATCGTGGGCATCGGCATTGTCACCGGCCTCATCGGTCTCCTGCCGAACTACATGACCATCGGCTTGGCCGCCCCCATCTTGCTGGTAGCCCTGCGCATCGTCCAGGGCCTCGCCGTCGGCGGTGAGTGGAGCGGCGCGGTAATTATCGCCGTCGAGAATGCTCCGGTGGAGAAGCGCGCACGCTACGCCGCCCTGCCGCAGATCGGTTCGCCGATCGGCACCATCCTGTCCTCCGGTGGCTTCTTCGGCATGCTGTTCCTGGTGGGCCAGAGCAACTTTGACGCCTGGGGCTGGCGCATACCCTTCATCGCAGCCATCCCGCTGCTGGCTATCTCACTGTGGATCCGCAGCCGCCTCAGCGAATCGCCCGAATTCGAAGCCCTCATGGAGTCCGGCGAGACCGAACACGCTCCCATCCGCGGCGTCCTGAAGAACAGTTGGCGCCAGATCCTGGTGGGCATGTGCTCCGCGTTGCTGGGCATCGGCGGTTTCTACCTCATCACCAGCTTTGTGGTCTTCTACGGCACCAAGGTCCTCAAGCTGCCCTCTGAACTCCTGCTCATGGGCACCCTGCTTGCTGCAGCCCTGGAGATCGGCGCCCTCATCTGGGCCGGCCGCCTGGGTGAAAAGTTCGGCGCCAGCAAGGTCATCCTGTGGGGCGGCGTGGCTTCGGCCATCATTGCCATCCCGGTGTTCCTCGCCATCGATAGCCGCGACCCCGTCCTGGTTGTCCTGGGCATGATGATCGGCGTCGCCGTCCTCTCCATCCCGTACGCCGTCTCCGGCACGGCCCTGACCGCGCTGTTCGCCACGAAGGTTCGTTATACCGGCGTCGCCATCACCTCCAACACTGCCGGCGTCATCTCCGGCTTCGTGCCGCTGATCGCCACCGCCTTGGTAGCAGCCAACAACTCCTTCTGGCCCGGCGCCATCATCCTGCTGGTGGTCTCCGTACTGACGGCACTCTCCGGATTGTTCCTCCCCGCCCTTTCCATCGAAGAAGAAGGAATGAAGCATTGA
- a CDS encoding thiamine pyrophosphate-dependent enzyme, which yields MSTTTAGHLIVGQLERAGVKRVYTVPGESFLDVLDGLHGSPIQNVVARQEGGAGFMALAEGRLTELPGVAMVTRGPGAANAFIAIHTAYQDATPLILFVGLIPVADRGRESFQEFDINAWFGSTAKKVVTLDDAASAARVVDDAIFTALSGRPGPVVIGLPEDVLVHVVENATVEPRKVARPEPAAADLNELNRKLTAARKPLVVVGGEGWTQESGEQLAAWASRHSIPVVADFRAYDAVPHRSDAYAGFLGYGRSDANAQRLDDADLIVFVGCVRGDVLSDGYKRGLDAETVVVNADANLLGHFGRVDQHMVADVTAFANALATGNATTNATGNREEGWFASARADHLNFSTPAPDGGIGVDLGVAMEVLKKEMADDAVLTFGAGNHALWPARYLDHNSANSLAAPRNGAMGMGIPAAVAASLAYPGRQVISVAGDGCFMMNGQEIATAMGYGAAFIVLVVDNGIFATIREHQEAHYPDRPSGTHMTNPDFAALARSYGGFGERVDRTEDFAAAFRRAVDSGLPALLHLPQDPTTRSPKTSTN from the coding sequence TTGAGCACAACCACCGCCGGCCACTTGATTGTTGGCCAACTCGAACGGGCAGGCGTCAAGCGTGTGTACACCGTCCCCGGCGAGAGCTTCCTCGATGTCCTTGACGGCCTGCACGGCTCGCCCATCCAGAACGTGGTGGCCCGCCAGGAAGGCGGTGCCGGGTTCATGGCACTGGCCGAAGGCCGCCTCACCGAACTGCCGGGCGTTGCTATGGTGACCCGTGGGCCGGGTGCGGCCAACGCCTTCATAGCCATCCACACCGCCTACCAGGACGCCACTCCGCTCATCCTTTTCGTGGGCCTGATTCCGGTGGCCGACCGCGGGCGTGAGTCCTTCCAGGAATTCGATATCAACGCATGGTTCGGCAGTACCGCCAAGAAGGTAGTGACTCTCGACGACGCCGCTTCCGCCGCCCGCGTGGTGGACGACGCCATCTTCACCGCCCTGAGCGGACGCCCCGGCCCCGTGGTGATCGGCCTCCCGGAAGACGTGTTGGTGCACGTCGTGGAGAACGCCACTGTGGAACCCCGCAAGGTTGCCCGCCCTGAGCCTGCCGCGGCGGACCTGAACGAGCTGAACCGGAAGCTGACGGCGGCGCGCAAGCCGCTGGTCGTCGTCGGCGGAGAAGGCTGGACCCAGGAATCCGGCGAGCAGCTGGCCGCTTGGGCGAGTCGCCACAGCATTCCGGTGGTGGCCGATTTCCGCGCATACGACGCCGTCCCGCACCGCAGCGACGCCTACGCCGGCTTCCTTGGCTACGGCCGCAGCGACGCGAACGCCCAGCGCCTGGACGACGCCGATCTGATCGTTTTTGTTGGCTGCGTCCGCGGCGACGTCCTCTCCGACGGATACAAGCGCGGACTCGACGCCGAAACCGTCGTAGTCAACGCCGATGCCAATCTCCTGGGCCACTTCGGCCGCGTGGACCAGCACATGGTTGCGGACGTCACCGCGTTCGCCAACGCCCTGGCGACCGGCAACGCGACCACCAACGCAACCGGTAACCGCGAGGAAGGCTGGTTCGCCAGTGCCCGCGCCGATCATCTCAACTTCTCCACTCCGGCGCCCGACGGCGGCATCGGCGTCGATTTGGGCGTTGCCATGGAGGTCCTCAAAAAGGAAATGGCCGACGACGCCGTCCTCACCTTCGGTGCCGGAAACCATGCCCTGTGGCCCGCACGCTACCTTGACCACAACTCGGCCAATTCCCTGGCCGCTCCGCGCAACGGCGCCATGGGCATGGGTATCCCCGCAGCCGTGGCAGCCTCGCTCGCTTATCCCGGCCGTCAGGTCATCTCCGTGGCAGGCGACGGTTGTTTCATGATGAACGGCCAGGAGATCGCCACGGCCATGGGCTACGGCGCCGCATTCATCGTCCTGGTGGTGGACAACGGCATCTTTGCCACCATCCGCGAACATCAGGAAGCGCACTACCCGGACCGGCCCTCAGGCACGCACATGACCAACCCGGACTTCGCCGCACTCGCCCGTTCCTACGGCGGTTTCGGCGAGCGCGTGGACCGCACGGAAGACTTCGCAGCCGCGTTCCGCCGCGCCGTCGACTCCGGCCTTCCGGCCTTGTTGCACCTGCCGCAGGACCCCACCACGCGTTCCCCCAAGACTTCAACAAACTGA
- a CDS encoding gamma-aminobutyraldehyde dehydrogenase — protein sequence MIQLQNIINGESVDAAASLPFFDPATGQQIGTAPDSDAAAVDAAFQAAAAAFKSYKRTTPGTRQSLLLQLADLIEANVDRLLEAEVACTGKPSALTKELEILRGADQLRFFAGACRVVSGTAQTEYVEGFSSTIRREPIGVVAQITPWNYPFMMAIWKIGPALAAGNTLVLKPADTTPWSTLVLGALAQQVYPAGVVNIVCGGREAGAAMVEHDIPEMVSITGSTRAGAQVMSAASKTLKDVHLELGGKAPAVVFADVDIQRTASEIALAAFFNAGQDCTAVTRVLVHQDIHTEFAAALADAASALKVGGEEADLGPLNSAAQLERVEGFMSRLPANARVLSGGKRTGTGFHFEPTVIDGVFQTDEVVCDEIFGPVLTVQPFATEEEAIELANGTKYALASSVWSENHGVVTRVSNELDFGAVWINCHQVIPAEAPHGGFKHSGTGKDLSVYGLEDYTRIKSVTTSHR from the coding sequence GTGATCCAGCTTCAGAACATCATCAACGGCGAGTCCGTGGACGCCGCGGCCAGCCTGCCGTTCTTCGACCCCGCCACCGGCCAGCAGATCGGCACCGCGCCGGACAGTGACGCTGCCGCCGTCGACGCCGCTTTCCAGGCCGCTGCCGCAGCTTTCAAGAGCTACAAGCGCACGACGCCGGGAACGCGCCAGTCGCTGCTGTTGCAGCTGGCTGACCTCATCGAGGCGAACGTTGACCGTCTGCTCGAGGCCGAGGTTGCCTGTACCGGCAAGCCTTCCGCCCTCACCAAAGAGCTCGAAATCCTGCGCGGCGCGGACCAACTGCGCTTCTTCGCCGGGGCGTGCCGGGTGGTTTCCGGAACTGCCCAGACGGAATACGTGGAGGGGTTCTCTTCCACCATCCGGCGCGAACCCATCGGCGTCGTCGCCCAGATTACGCCGTGGAACTACCCGTTCATGATGGCCATCTGGAAGATCGGTCCTGCCCTCGCTGCGGGCAACACTTTGGTCCTCAAGCCTGCCGACACCACCCCCTGGTCCACTCTGGTCCTGGGTGCGCTGGCGCAGCAGGTCTACCCGGCCGGCGTAGTGAACATCGTTTGCGGCGGCCGCGAAGCCGGCGCTGCGATGGTGGAGCATGACATCCCGGAGATGGTCTCCATTACGGGCTCCACCCGGGCCGGCGCGCAGGTCATGTCTGCGGCGTCCAAGACGCTGAAGGACGTTCACCTGGAGCTTGGCGGCAAGGCGCCCGCCGTGGTGTTTGCCGACGTCGATATCCAGCGGACCGCCAGCGAAATCGCTCTGGCTGCCTTCTTCAACGCCGGGCAGGACTGCACTGCCGTGACCCGCGTCCTGGTGCATCAGGACATTCATACGGAGTTCGCAGCAGCCCTGGCTGACGCCGCCTCCGCTTTGAAAGTTGGCGGAGAAGAAGCCGATCTTGGCCCGCTCAACAGCGCCGCGCAGTTGGAGCGAGTGGAGGGCTTTATGTCCCGCCTGCCCGCCAACGCCCGCGTCCTTTCCGGCGGCAAGCGCACCGGAACCGGCTTCCACTTTGAGCCAACGGTGATCGACGGCGTCTTCCAGACAGACGAGGTGGTGTGCGACGAAATTTTCGGCCCGGTGCTGACGGTCCAGCCGTTCGCCACCGAGGAAGAAGCGATCGAACTCGCCAACGGCACCAAGTACGCGCTGGCCTCCAGCGTGTGGTCCGAGAACCATGGCGTGGTGACCCGTGTATCCAACGAGCTGGACTTCGGGGCCGTCTGGATCAACTGTCACCAGGTGATCCCGGCCGAAGCACCGCACGGCGGATTCAAGCATTCGGGCACGGGCAAGGACCTCTCCGTCTATGGACTTGAGGACTATACGCGCATCAAATCCGTCACCACCTCCCACCGCTAG
- a CDS encoding amidohydrolase — translation MKLDLLLRNADIITMDPDHPVASSLGIWKGRIVGLDDDLDGLDAVQVLDLGGATVTPGFIDAHCHTTWFGLGLAELDVSGARGLEELYELLRGAVAHAGSDGEGWLFATGFSQTQHGGAFPDIAELDRITGEQPLFMRHNSGHMAVVNTAALRLAGAESPSFPDPDGGAIVRDAAGLPTGLVQETAQELIQQLILPYSLEDIEDALERATLHYASEGITSFTEAGVGGGWIGHSPAELAAYQSASANGRLHARAQVMPVLDVLHGLNGHASDSVGAGPAGLDLGITSGFGNDYLSLGPAKVFLDGSLLGETAAVSHEFCSHGHKDNRGNTGYFQADPAQLRERIEAAYAAGWSIAAHAIGDRAVDLAVDIITDCQAVYGQRRLPNRIEHASMTRPEQLARLADAGIAVTPQASFFRDGGDGMTASLGPDRLPWAYRAASFLEAGVVLAGSSDRPVADGNVLRGMQAFVDRRTGSGAVFGNPAERLTPHQALAAYTSGAAAATGSLAEKGTLTPGKLADFAVLSDSPLTASSISELHVLATAVGGRFTHQSTHFHTEPSSESPYASRVSAGRVSATQSS, via the coding sequence ATGAAACTCGACCTCCTCCTGCGGAACGCAGACATCATCACCATGGATCCGGACCACCCGGTAGCCAGTTCCCTGGGCATCTGGAAGGGCCGCATCGTGGGCCTGGACGACGATCTGGATGGCTTGGACGCCGTTCAGGTACTCGATCTTGGCGGTGCCACCGTCACTCCAGGCTTCATCGATGCCCACTGCCACACCACGTGGTTCGGGCTGGGCCTGGCGGAACTGGACGTGTCTGGTGCCCGCGGCCTGGAGGAGCTGTATGAGCTTCTCCGCGGTGCTGTTGCCCACGCCGGGAGCGACGGCGAGGGCTGGCTCTTCGCTACCGGATTCAGCCAGACACAGCACGGCGGGGCCTTCCCGGACATCGCCGAGCTGGACCGCATCACGGGGGAGCAGCCGCTGTTCATGCGCCACAACTCCGGGCATATGGCCGTGGTCAACACAGCCGCGTTGCGGCTGGCAGGTGCGGAGTCGCCGTCGTTCCCGGATCCCGACGGCGGAGCAATCGTCCGCGACGCAGCGGGACTTCCCACGGGACTCGTCCAGGAGACGGCCCAGGAACTGATCCAGCAGCTGATCCTGCCGTATTCGTTGGAGGACATCGAAGACGCCCTTGAGAGGGCCACGTTGCACTACGCCTCCGAGGGCATCACGAGTTTCACCGAGGCCGGGGTGGGCGGCGGGTGGATCGGGCACAGCCCGGCTGAGCTTGCTGCCTACCAGAGCGCCTCCGCCAACGGCCGCTTGCATGCCCGTGCTCAGGTCATGCCGGTGCTGGATGTGCTGCATGGCCTCAACGGGCATGCTTCTGACAGTGTTGGTGCCGGTCCTGCCGGGCTGGATCTTGGCATCACCAGCGGATTCGGCAATGACTACCTGTCCCTCGGCCCCGCAAAGGTGTTCCTGGATGGCTCGCTCCTGGGCGAAACCGCAGCCGTGAGCCACGAGTTCTGCAGCCATGGCCACAAGGACAACAGGGGCAACACCGGCTACTTCCAAGCGGACCCTGCCCAGCTGCGGGAACGCATCGAGGCCGCCTACGCCGCCGGGTGGTCCATTGCGGCCCACGCCATCGGGGACAGGGCCGTTGACCTCGCGGTGGATATCATCACCGACTGCCAAGCCGTGTACGGGCAGCGCCGCTTGCCCAACAGGATCGAGCACGCCTCCATGACGCGCCCCGAGCAGCTGGCAAGGCTCGCGGACGCAGGAATTGCCGTGACACCCCAGGCAAGCTTCTTCCGCGACGGTGGGGACGGCATGACCGCGTCCCTCGGGCCGGACCGTTTACCGTGGGCCTACCGGGCAGCAAGTTTCCTGGAAGCAGGAGTGGTGCTCGCGGGAAGCTCGGACCGGCCAGTAGCCGACGGGAACGTGCTTCGCGGCATGCAGGCCTTCGTGGATCGCCGGACCGGGTCCGGGGCCGTCTTCGGGAACCCGGCCGAACGTCTCACCCCACACCAGGCACTCGCCGCCTACACGTCCGGAGCCGCTGCGGCAACGGGGTCTCTGGCCGAGAAGGGCACTCTGACACCTGGCAAACTTGCCGACTTCGCCGTCCTGTCCGATTCACCGTTGACGGCATCCAGCATCAGCGAACTGCACGTCCTGGCCACCGCCGTCGGAGGCCGCTTTACCCACCAATCAACCCACTTCCACACGGAACCTTCCTCGGAAAGTCCGTACGCGTCCCGTGTTTCAGCGGGCCGTGTATCAGCAACCCAAAGCTCATAG
- a CDS encoding M20 family metallo-hydrolase: MTITTSFTTQDTAFVQDFRTMSAFGATANGGVDRQAATIPDGAQRRWLAGLLEEHGFTVKFDHAGNQWGLYEAVPGAPFVVVGSHMDSQPTAGRYDGAYGVLAAAHAAFRLAARWEAGATAPKFNLAVVNWFNEEGSRFKPSMMGSSVYTGKLELEDALNTQDAAGVTVRDALDAIGCRGTFEGPEAAYCAEIHIEQGRSMEREGVTIGLVSSNWAANKYEFVVHGEQAHTGSTVIADRKDALLGASMLVVAARELADRFPGALHTSVGQLNVYPNSPVVVPSRVNLLLDLRSADEAVLAEADALLHARITEIERLANVSVEKHHSHSWAVTPYQPEGVELAAKVAADLGLSNKEVMTLAGHDSTNMKDLVPTVMLFVPSVDGISHNEHEYTTDQDIVAGLTMLTEVVGRLCDGALED; encoded by the coding sequence ATGACCATCACCACCAGTTTCACCACCCAGGACACCGCCTTCGTGCAGGACTTCCGGACCATGAGCGCTTTCGGTGCCACGGCGAACGGCGGCGTGGACCGGCAAGCCGCAACCATTCCCGACGGCGCACAGCGCCGCTGGCTCGCCGGCCTCCTGGAGGAACACGGCTTCACGGTGAAGTTCGATCACGCCGGCAACCAGTGGGGCCTCTACGAAGCCGTGCCCGGTGCTCCCTTCGTGGTGGTGGGCTCGCACATGGATTCGCAGCCGACGGCGGGACGTTACGACGGCGCGTATGGCGTCCTCGCTGCTGCCCACGCTGCGTTCCGCCTGGCAGCCCGCTGGGAAGCCGGCGCCACGGCACCCAAGTTCAACCTCGCCGTCGTCAACTGGTTCAACGAGGAAGGCAGCCGCTTCAAGCCGTCCATGATGGGCTCGTCCGTCTACACCGGCAAGCTGGAACTCGAGGACGCACTCAACACCCAGGATGCCGCCGGGGTCACCGTGCGCGATGCTTTGGACGCGATCGGCTGCCGTGGAACGTTTGAGGGGCCGGAGGCAGCGTACTGCGCCGAGATCCACATCGAGCAGGGCCGCAGCATGGAGCGCGAAGGCGTCACCATCGGGCTGGTCAGCTCCAACTGGGCCGCGAACAAGTACGAGTTCGTGGTTCATGGGGAGCAAGCACACACCGGTTCCACGGTGATTGCGGACCGCAAGGATGCCCTGCTCGGGGCCTCGATGCTGGTGGTTGCCGCGCGCGAACTCGCCGACCGCTTTCCCGGTGCCCTGCACACCTCGGTAGGTCAGCTCAACGTCTACCCGAACTCGCCCGTGGTGGTCCCGTCCCGCGTGAACCTGCTGCTGGACCTGCGCAGCGCCGACGAAGCCGTCCTGGCCGAGGCCGACGCCCTGCTGCACGCCCGCATCACGGAGATCGAACGGCTGGCCAACGTGTCCGTTGAGAAGCACCACTCACACTCGTGGGCCGTCACCCCGTATCAGCCCGAGGGCGTGGAGCTCGCGGCCAAGGTCGCGGCGGACCTCGGGTTGTCCAATAAGGAAGTCATGACCCTCGCCGGGCACGACTCCACCAACATGAAGGACCTCGTCCCCACCGTGATGCTCTTCGTGCCCAGCGTGGACGGCATCTCCCACAACGAACACGAGTACACCACGGACCAGGACATCGTGGCCGGCCTCACCATGCTCACCGAGGTCGTCGGCCGCCTGTGCGACGGGGCGCTGGAGGACTAG
- a CDS encoding YdeI/OmpD-associated family protein, which translates to MAIELEELQVKNGAAWRDWLSANAAQSPGVWLILHKKGGAVTELDYDAALDEALCFGWIDGQAKSRDDESYMQRMTPRGRKSIWSARNVGHIARLESEGKMTDAGRAAVEAAKADGRWEAAYAGPADSVVPEDLAAAIAAVPEAQAMFDVLTSQNRFALIHRTNGVKRAETRARKIAGFVEMLARHETPYPQRKRPA; encoded by the coding sequence ATGGCAATTGAGCTTGAGGAACTACAGGTCAAAAACGGGGCCGCGTGGCGTGACTGGCTTTCGGCGAATGCCGCCCAGAGCCCCGGCGTGTGGCTGATCCTGCACAAGAAGGGCGGCGCGGTCACGGAGCTGGACTACGACGCCGCCTTGGACGAAGCCCTGTGCTTCGGCTGGATCGACGGACAGGCGAAGAGCCGTGACGACGAAAGCTACATGCAGCGCATGACGCCACGAGGCCGCAAGAGCATCTGGTCAGCGCGCAACGTGGGCCATATTGCGCGGCTGGAGTCCGAGGGCAAAATGACCGACGCCGGACGAGCCGCCGTCGAGGCCGCAAAAGCTGATGGACGCTGGGAAGCCGCCTACGCAGGCCCCGCCGACTCGGTTGTCCCGGAGGACCTCGCCGCAGCAATAGCAGCCGTTCCTGAAGCCCAAGCCATGTTTGACGTCCTGACCTCCCAGAACCGCTTCGCCCTCATTCACCGCACCAACGGGGTCAAACGGGCAGAGACCCGGGCGCGCAAGATCGCCGGTTTCGTGGAGATGCTGGCCCGCCACGAAACCCCGTACCCGCAGAGGAAGCGTCCGGCCTAG